In a genomic window of Quercus lobata isolate SW786 chromosome 4, ValleyOak3.0 Primary Assembly, whole genome shotgun sequence:
- the LOC115986549 gene encoding probable methyltransferase At1g27930 yields MTKERDKESSWSRSLRRVIKEKNHTAQKQRVRKSFTQPTRCTSLNPRGKTVFLEEDPKWFQTVLKDSPYLKAHTVKYQTQLSQADHLLSSYRSERLCSPSDAYLRGNTRCRLALENLPNEVYETEWDLIMIDAPRGYFAEAPGRMGAIFSAAIMARNRKGSGVTHVFLHDVDRRVEKAFAEEFLCRKYLVKAVGRLWHFEIPSAANNASVAGSNSVTFC; encoded by the exons ATgacaaaagagagagataaagagagtTCTTGGAGTCGGAGTCTTAGGAgagtaataaaagaaaagaa TCACACTGCTCAAAAGCAACGGGTAAGAAAGAGCTTCACCCAGCCAACACGGTGCACCTCGCTGAACCCGCGTGGCAAAACGGTGTTCCTCGAGGAAGATCCGAAGTGGTTCCAGACGGTTCTCAAGGACTCGCCGTACCTGAAGGCTCACACGGTCAAGTACCAAACCCAGCTCTCCCAGGCCGACCATCTCCTCTCCTCGTACCGCTCCGAACGCCTCTGCTCGCCGTCCGATGCGTACCTACGTGGCAACACGCGGTGTCGTTTGGCGCTCGAGAATCTTCCCAATGAGGTGTACGAGACGGAGTGGGATTTGATAATGATCGACGCGCCGAGAGGGTACTTCGCCGAAGCGCCAGGTAGGATGGGTGCGATTTTCTCGGCGGCGATCATGGCGAGGAACAGGAAGGGATCCGGTGTGACGCACGTGTTCTTGCACGATGTTGATCGGAGAGTAGAGAAGGCTTTTGCTGAAGAGTTTCTTTGTAGGAAGTACTTGGTTAAGGCTGTCGGGAGGCTCTGGCATTTTGAGATTCCGTCTGCGGCTAATAACGCTAGTGTTGCTGGGAGTAACTCAGTTACTTTTTGCTGA